From a region of the Triticum aestivum cultivar Chinese Spring chromosome 7D, IWGSC CS RefSeq v2.1, whole genome shotgun sequence genome:
- the LOC123163727 gene encoding protein FAR1-RELATED SEQUENCE 5-like has product MAKTTSILQDMSATDPDFKVCVQVDGESRVKTVIWCNGKNRLDYAHFGDVVTFDTTYRTNLYNMPFGLFVGVNNHFQSIIFGGVLMVDEKTPTFEWAFRNFIDLMDGKHPTTILTDQCKAMQNALRSTMPHTRHRWCRWHVLKVLKEKIGPVYNKHSAFKKEFHAIVNEEIDVESFERKWHQLIKKYKLQGNKYLRRIFKWRDMWAMPYFMGTFCAGMTSTQRSESANHLLKKFISRSPPMHLFVKQYNKLLDSRS; this is encoded by the exons ATGGCCAAAACCACTAGTATACTTCAGGATATGAGTGCCACAGATCCGGACTTCAAAGTTTGTGTGCAAGTAGACGGTGAAAGCAGGGTGAAAACAGTAATATGGTGTAATGGTAAAAATCGGCTGGATTATGCACATTTCGGTGATGTGGTTACTTTCGACACCACTTACAGGACCAACCTGTATAACATGCCATTTGGGCTTTTTGTTGGTGTGAATAACCATTTCCAGTCTATTATTTTTGGCGGCGTCCTCATGGTTGATGAAAAGACTCCCACATTTGAATGGGCATTCAGAAACTTTATTGACTTGATGGACGGGAAACATCCTACTACTATATTGACAG ATCAATGCAAAGCTATGCAAAATGCTTTACGAAGTACAATGCCCCACACCCGTCATAGGTGGTGCAGATGGCATGTGTTAAAGGTCTTGAAAGAGAAAATTGGACCCGTGTACAACAAACATTCTGCCTTCAAGAAGGAATTCCACGCGATAGTAAATGAAGAGATAGATGTAGAATCATTTGAGCGAAAGTGGCATCAATTGATTAAAAAATACAAACTTCAAGGAAACAAGTACCTTCGCAGGATTTTCAAGTGGAGGGACATGTGGGCAATGCCATACTTCATGGGCACATTCTGTGCCGGGATGACCAGCACGCAACGGAGCGAGAGTGCGAATCATCTCCTCAAAAAGTTCATCAGCAGATCACCCCCAATGCACTTGTTTGTTAAGCAGTACAACAAATTGCTTGATTCCAGGAGCTAG